A window of Mytilus edulis chromosome 10, xbMytEdul2.2, whole genome shotgun sequence contains these coding sequences:
- the LOC139493009 gene encoding uncharacterized protein, with protein MVDCNDLFQCIYGKWQTHDIYKLREIYESSNCKDLFQKPVSEVSGSYLRDSGESGVQLDVPAFIWRCIQQALTTVKEADEQLLRNTERVNLVVTFHKKNITRESESLCCN; from the exons ATGGTTGACTGCAATGATCTATTTCAATGCATA TATGGAAAATGGCAGACACACGACATTTACAAATTACGTGAAATATATGAAAGTTCAAATTGTAAAGACTTGTTTCAAAAGCCTGTTAGTGAGGTATCAGGGTCATATCTGCGCGATTCTGGTGAATCTGGTGTACAGTTAGATGTACCTGCGTTTATATGGCGATGCATACAACAAGCACTGACGACTGTCAAGGAAGCAGATGAACAATTACTTAGGAATACTGAACGGGTTAATTTAGTTGTCACCTTTCATAAAAAGAATATAACACGTGAAAGTGAGTCATTGTGCTGTAATTAA